A genomic segment from Bacteroidota bacterium encodes:
- the nadB gene encoding L-aspartate oxidase: protein MKTDVLVIGSGIAGLYFSLKCAGFARVVLATKDSLQDSNTSKAQGGIAAALDMADSLQAHFDDTITVGDGLCNPIAVNCMVSDAPSCIYELQQMGVPFNCNETGKFLLALEGGHSAARVAHVNDQTGAGIINTLIALVKAHSNITVLEDYFAIDIITHNHTCGGAWFIDEKKQEMHAVQSQVTFLATGGAGSVYKQNTNPAGATGDGFAMAWRAGALMQNMEFVQFHPTMLYKGTGENFLISEAVRGFGAQLVNTAGKPFMQHYHPMGSLAPRDVVTRAITEQMQKDNSPCVYLDTPKLNIEKFKHRFPAIYTRCHQLGIDISKQRIPVIPAAHYMCGGVVTDLHGKTNITGLYACGETACTGVHGANRLASNSLLEGLVFAREAAKVVKDNFKNLPLTAETVSHCNRTVNTSKIPVLKEIREQLGNLMWEKAGIIRNAVLLKAALEQLNHWEVEIVRIGMMQGINRELMETLNLMQTSRLIAVASLKREESRGVHYRSDFPEHSAGFEHSTKQKKPVLF from the coding sequence ATGAAAACGGATGTACTTGTAATAGGAAGCGGGATTGCCGGGCTGTATTTTTCGCTTAAATGCGCAGGGTTTGCACGGGTAGTATTAGCCACCAAAGACAGTTTGCAAGATAGCAACACCAGCAAAGCACAAGGAGGTATTGCCGCCGCACTGGATATGGCCGACAGCCTCCAAGCCCATTTTGATGACACTATAACTGTGGGTGACGGCCTTTGTAACCCAATTGCGGTGAATTGTATGGTAAGTGACGCTCCCTCTTGTATTTATGAGTTGCAACAAATGGGGGTACCTTTTAATTGTAACGAAACAGGAAAGTTTTTATTAGCCCTTGAAGGCGGCCACAGTGCTGCAAGGGTGGCGCATGTGAACGACCAAACGGGTGCGGGTATAATTAATACATTAATTGCCCTTGTGAAAGCCCATTCCAATATTACCGTGCTTGAGGATTATTTTGCCATAGATATTATAACCCATAACCATACTTGTGGCGGTGCATGGTTTATCGATGAAAAAAAGCAGGAGATGCACGCGGTACAATCGCAAGTTACTTTTTTGGCTACTGGTGGTGCAGGCAGTGTGTACAAACAAAATACCAACCCGGCAGGTGCCACTGGGGATGGGTTTGCAATGGCTTGGCGTGCAGGCGCGTTGATGCAAAATATGGAGTTTGTGCAGTTTCATCCCACTATGCTATATAAGGGCACCGGCGAAAATTTTCTTATCAGCGAAGCTGTTAGAGGGTTTGGCGCTCAATTGGTAAATACAGCGGGCAAACCTTTTATGCAACACTACCACCCCATGGGTAGTTTAGCGCCACGCGATGTTGTAACACGTGCCATAACAGAACAAATGCAAAAAGATAACAGCCCCTGTGTATACCTGGATACCCCAAAACTTAATATCGAAAAGTTTAAGCACCGTTTTCCGGCTATATACACCAGGTGCCACCAATTGGGAATTGACATATCAAAACAGCGTATCCCAGTGATTCCTGCCGCTCACTATATGTGCGGGGGTGTGGTTACCGACCTGCATGGCAAAACCAATATTACGGGTTTGTATGCATGTGGCGAAACCGCCTGTACCGGGGTACACGGTGCCAACCGGCTGGCGAGTAACTCACTACTTGAAGGGTTGGTTTTTGCCCGCGAGGCGGCCAAAGTGGTAAAAGACAATTTTAAAAATCTTCCTTTAACCGCTGAAACAGTCTCCCATTGCAATAGGACTGTGAATACAAGCAAAATACCGGTACTAAAAGAAATAAGAGAGCAACTTGGCAACCTGATGTGGGAAAAAGCAGGGATAATAAGAAACGCCGTTTTATTAAAGGCTGCACTTGAACAACTCAACCATTGGGAAGTTGAAATTGTAAGGATAGGAATGATGCAGGGCATTAACCGTGAGCTTATGGAAACACTAAACCTTATGCAAACATCACGGTTGATTGCCGTGGCATCACTTAAACGCGAAGAAAGCCGGGGCGTGCACTACCGCAGCGATTTTCCGGAACATTCAGCCGGTTTTGAGCATTCTACAAAACAGAAAAAACCTGTATTATTTTAA
- a CDS encoding cytochrome c, whose translation MTTLKTKATLSVAVALFFAAAIASCGDSSNKTSGNQTPNAEEKKLEEKVNEIKHYNTGIGPITKVEIGPFDAAMAAKGKSVYEMKCQSCHRIEGDRLVGPSFTGVTERRTPEWVMNMIMNTEAMLNEDQTAKDMLEICLVRMPNQNVAEPDARNIVEYFREIDGHKKSWTE comes from the coding sequence ATGACAACCTTAAAAACCAAAGCAACCCTATCTGTAGCAGTAGCGTTGTTTTTCGCCGCTGCCATCGCCTCATGCGGCGATTCATCAAACAAAACATCGGGAAACCAAACCCCTAACGCAGAAGAGAAGAAACTGGAGGAAAAAGTGAATGAAATAAAACACTACAATACCGGTATTGGCCCCATTACCAAGGTAGAAATTGGCCCGTTTGACGCCGCTATGGCCGCCAAAGGAAAAAGCGTGTATGAAATGAAATGCCAATCGTGCCATAGGATTGAGGGCGACAGGCTGGTAGGCCCCAGCTTTACCGGGGTAACCGAAAGGCGCACTCCTGAGTGGGTAATGAATATGATAATGAATACCGAAGCCATGCTGAATGAAGACCAAACCGCCAAAGACATGCTTGAAATATGCCTGGTGCGTATGCCCAACCAAAATGTGGCTGAGCCCGACGCAAGAAATATTGTAGAATATTTCCGAGAAATAGACGGCCATAAAAAGAGCTGGACCGAATAA
- a CDS encoding adenosylcobalamin-dependent ribonucleoside-diphosphate reductase, with translation MEGLVTVKKKAANTFYTYEEVLASALEYFNGDELAAGTWAGKYALKNSEGRFAELTPDDMHRRLVREFAAAENLYNPVSESDLPLLCDYGQKRQPLTEERIYRLFKQFKYVVPQGSVMAALGNPYSIASLSNCIVLPELHDSYGGVFYADQQLAQLFKRRCGVGLDISPLRPANHPVSNSAGTSTGAVSFMERFSNTTREVAQNGRRGALMITMDIAHPDIEEFITVKQDLSKVTGANISVKVSDEFMKAVENGRNFTLRWPVDAEHPKVTRETDAAKLWEKITDCAHNTAEPGIIYWDRQHLYSTSSVYPGFKNVSTNPCSEIAMQGGDSCRLMAINLFEFVEHPFTPEATFNFKKFYEITYEAQRLMDDLVDLELKAVQKILNKVDADPEPDYIKDVERRTWQLLYDAGKKGRRTGLGFTALADAMAALGLKFDGDAALATVEEIMKTKCRAEFDSSIDMAIERGGFEDFSPEIENQSEFVQMLADEMPYVYKRMMAYGRRNISLSTVAPTGTLSILTQTSSGIEPVFMLSYKRRKRVNPDDKNVKVDFTDAMGDSWQEFTVFHPKLKAWMEASGNTTISQSPYYGCTANDIDWEQRVKLQGIVQKYTTHSISSTINLPAQASRDEVAGIYFNAWKAGLKGITVYREGSRNGVLVADTAKTKPQIIEQEAPERPKILEAEIVRFNNNNEPWIGFTGLLDNRPYEIFTGKAEDSFVIPAWVHKGWIIKERDENGLARYDFRYTDKYGYKVTIEGLSRSFDKEYWNYAKLISGVLRQGMPLKDVVRLIDRLELYDASINTWKNGVARSLKKFIPGGTQAADKTCPECGDPEGLVYEEGCLKCKSCGNTKCG, from the coding sequence ATGGAAGGATTAGTAACCGTGAAAAAAAAGGCTGCAAATACATTTTATACGTATGAAGAAGTGCTGGCCTCTGCGCTGGAATATTTTAACGGCGACGAACTGGCGGCAGGAACCTGGGCAGGCAAGTATGCTTTAAAAAATAGTGAGGGTCGCTTTGCAGAGCTAACACCAGATGATATGCACCGCAGGCTGGTGCGCGAATTTGCCGCTGCTGAAAATCTATACAACCCTGTGAGTGAAAGCGACTTACCTCTTTTGTGTGACTACGGGCAAAAACGCCAACCACTTACCGAAGAGCGTATATACCGGTTATTTAAACAGTTTAAGTATGTAGTGCCGCAAGGTAGTGTAATGGCTGCGTTGGGCAACCCGTATTCAATAGCGTCGTTATCAAATTGTATTGTATTGCCAGAATTGCACGACTCATACGGGGGTGTATTTTATGCAGACCAGCAGCTTGCCCAACTGTTTAAACGCCGCTGTGGCGTGGGGCTTGATATATCACCGCTGCGCCCTGCCAATCATCCCGTATCTAACTCGGCGGGTACCTCTACGGGGGCGGTTTCGTTTATGGAGCGTTTTTCAAACACCACCCGCGAAGTAGCCCAAAACGGCCGTCGGGGCGCACTGATGATTACTATGGATATTGCCCACCCCGATATTGAAGAGTTTATCACGGTGAAGCAAGACCTTAGCAAAGTAACCGGGGCCAATATATCAGTAAAAGTATCGGATGAGTTTATGAAAGCCGTTGAAAACGGCCGCAATTTTACCCTGCGCTGGCCCGTGGATGCAGAACACCCCAAAGTGACCCGTGAAACAGATGCCGCAAAACTTTGGGAAAAAATAACTGATTGCGCTCACAACACTGCCGAACCGGGCATTATATACTGGGACAGGCAACACCTGTATTCTACCTCATCGGTATATCCGGGTTTTAAAAACGTATCTACCAACCCCTGTTCAGAAATTGCCATGCAGGGCGGCGATAGCTGTCGCCTGATGGCCATAAACCTGTTTGAGTTTGTGGAGCATCCATTTACCCCAGAGGCAACATTTAATTTTAAAAAATTTTACGAAATAACCTACGAAGCCCAGCGGCTGATGGATGATTTAGTGGACTTGGAATTAAAAGCTGTACAAAAAATATTGAACAAGGTAGATGCCGACCCCGAACCTGATTATATAAAAGACGTGGAACGCCGCACATGGCAATTGTTGTATGATGCTGGAAAAAAAGGTCGCCGTACAGGATTGGGCTTTACCGCACTGGCCGATGCAATGGCAGCACTGGGGTTGAAATTTGACGGTGATGCTGCACTTGCTACGGTGGAAGAAATAATGAAAACCAAGTGCCGTGCAGAGTTTGACAGTAGCATAGATATGGCGATTGAACGGGGTGGTTTTGAAGATTTTTCGCCCGAAATTGAGAACCAATCAGAGTTTGTGCAAATGCTGGCCGATGAAATGCCGTATGTATATAAACGCATGATGGCATACGGGCGGCGCAATATTTCGCTCAGTACGGTTGCGCCCACAGGCACGTTAAGCATACTCACCCAAACCTCATCGGGTATTGAGCCTGTATTTATGCTCAGTTATAAACGCCGCAAGCGGGTGAACCCTGATGATAAAAACGTGAAAGTAGATTTTACGGATGCTATGGGCGATAGCTGGCAGGAGTTTACGGTTTTTCACCCCAAACTAAAAGCCTGGATGGAAGCAAGCGGCAATACCACCATCAGTCAAAGCCCCTATTACGGTTGCACTGCCAATGATATTGACTGGGAGCAGCGGGTAAAATTACAGGGCATAGTGCAAAAATACACCACACACTCCATCAGTTCTACCATCAACCTGCCCGCGCAGGCAAGCAGGGACGAGGTGGCCGGCATATACTTTAACGCCTGGAAAGCAGGGCTAAAAGGCATTACCGTGTATCGCGAAGGTTCGCGCAACGGGGTGCTGGTGGCCGATACTGCCAAAACCAAACCCCAGATAATTGAGCAGGAAGCCCCTGAAAGGCCCAAAATACTGGAAGCTGAAATAGTACGGTTTAATAACAACAACGAGCCGTGGATAGGTTTTACCGGGCTGCTGGATAACAGGCCCTACGAAATATTTACGGGCAAGGCCGAAGACTCTTTTGTGATACCCGCATGGGTGCACAAGGGGTGGATAATAAAAGAAAGGGACGAAAACGGCCTGGCGCGGTATGATTTCCGCTATACGGATAAATACGGTTATAAAGTAACCATAGAAGGGCTTTCGCGCAGTTTTGATAAGGAATACTGGAACTATGCCAAACTTATTTCGGGCGTATTGCGGCAGGGTATGCCCCTGAAAGATGTGGTGCGGCTTATAGACCGGCTTGAGTTGTACGATGCCAGCATAAATACCTGGAAAAACGGAGTAGCGCGCTCACTTAAAAAGTTTATACCCGGCGGCACTCAGGCTGCCGATAAAACCTGCCCTGAGTGCGGCGACCCGGAAGGGCTGGTGTATGAAGAAGGTTGCCTTAAATGCAAAAGCTGCGGAAATACCAAATGCGGGTGA
- a CDS encoding cytochrome-c peroxidase gives MAAMFLKLFLKGTAVLGSAIAIVFFLPSCKKDTPEPAKTWATPYTLKIPPRFPAPSIPADNPMTVEGVQLGKMLYFDPILSSNGRSCSSCHHPDKSFSLPLFMQSNGDVVSVPPHINLAFNPDYNWAGTESELEKVCMGDFEPHFFNTNKDSLYARLNRHPVYPGLFKTAFGADDINALDYHTLKTKITYSVAQYMRILISAQSKFDLYINHRAVLTTDERIGLGIYMSEKGDCFHCHGYPLLTDNLYHNNGLDSVFAGQNAGRFLITGNKGDMGKFSTPTLRNIEFTAPYMHDGRFATLEQVVEFYNSGVKHSETLDPIMTKPGKERTLNLSAYEKQCLVTFLKTFSDTAFLTP, from the coding sequence ATGGCAGCGATGTTTTTAAAGTTATTCCTTAAAGGCACTGCGGTATTGGGCAGTGCCATAGCAATAGTCTTTTTTCTGCCGTCGTGCAAAAAAGATACCCCTGAACCAGCCAAAACATGGGCTACACCATACACCTTGAAAATTCCCCCGCGTTTTCCGGCACCTTCCATCCCGGCTGATAATCCTATGACGGTTGAGGGGGTGCAGTTGGGCAAAATGCTTTACTTCGACCCAATTTTGTCTTCCAACGGGCGCAGTTGTTCATCGTGCCACCATCCGGATAAGTCTTTTTCGTTACCCCTGTTTATGCAAAGTAACGGCGATGTGGTAAGTGTGCCACCTCATATAAACCTGGCTTTTAACCCCGACTATAACTGGGCCGGTACTGAAAGTGAACTTGAAAAAGTATGTATGGGTGATTTTGAACCCCACTTTTTCAATACAAATAAGGACTCGCTGTATGCAAGGCTCAACCGGCACCCCGTTTATCCCGGTTTGTTTAAAACCGCTTTTGGTGCTGATGATATTAATGCTCTGGATTATCATACCCTTAAAACAAAAATTACTTATTCAGTGGCACAATACATGCGCATCCTTATTTCTGCCCAATCGAAATTTGATTTATATATAAACCACAGGGCAGTACTTACCACCGATGAGCGCATTGGGCTGGGCATTTATATGTCGGAAAAAGGCGATTGTTTCCATTGTCACGGGTACCCTTTGCTTACCGATAACCTCTATCACAACAACGGGCTTGATTCAGTATTTGCCGGACAAAACGCAGGCAGGTTCCTTATTACAGGGAACAAAGGCGATATGGGGAAATTTAGCACCCCTACGTTACGTAATATTGAGTTTACCGCACCGTATATGCACGATGGGCGTTTTGCTACGCTGGAGCAGGTGGTTGAGTTTTATAATTCAGGAGTGAAGCACTCTGAAACACTTGACCCTATTATGACCAAGCCCGGCAAAGAGCGTACCCTGAACCTTAGCGCATACGAGAAGCAATGCCTTGTTACATTTTTGAAAACTTTTAGTGATACAGCATTTTTAACCCCCTAA
- the nosZ gene encoding Sec-dependent nitrous-oxide reductase — MKAKVTRRPLLIAAAIITLVSALNGCKPKSASNVVEGDAAQRVYVAPGKYDDYYLFASGGFSGQVGVYGLPSGRLLKVVPVFSVNPENGWGYSEETKPMLETSQGFSPWDDTHHPQLSVTNGEQDGRWLFINANNHPRIARIDLKSFKTVEILELPNVGGNHASPFVTPNTEYVVGATRFSVPLDGEDVPISSFKENFRGTVNFIKIDKESGHMNLAFQIMTPGVNFDLARAGKGPSEGWMFFSCYNTEQAYELLEVNATQKDKDFIMAVNWKKAEEYIKAGKGVKKPAAYLHNKYDEKSHMATSELVKEVLQLDAKELEGICYFIPCPKSPHGADVDPTGKYIAASGKLAAVIPVFSFEKIQKAIADKAFEGDFGGIPVIKYDAALAGEVKKPGLGPLHTEFDGKGFGYTSMFVSSEIVKWNVETREVVDRIPTYYSIGHLCIPGGDTKKPWGQYVIALNKITKDRYLPTGPELTQSAQLIDISGDKMKLLLDFPTIGEPHYAQAIKADLIKEKQVQWFKLEENTNPFAAKGEGQARVERKGNEVHVYMTAIRSHLTPDNIEGVKVGDVVYFHVTNLEQDFDVPHGFAIKANNNAEILVMPGETQTLKWVPKAVGVYPFYCTDFCSALHQEMSGYIRVSPAGSSVALSFNSTKKKE; from the coding sequence ATGAAAGCGAAAGTAACTCGCAGGCCCTTGCTTATTGCAGCGGCAATTATCACGCTTGTTTCAGCACTCAATGGCTGCAAGCCCAAAAGTGCCTCCAACGTAGTAGAAGGGGATGCAGCACAAAGGGTATATGTGGCCCCCGGCAAATACGATGATTATTATTTGTTTGCATCCGGAGGGTTTAGCGGGCAGGTGGGCGTTTACGGCCTTCCATCAGGGCGCTTGCTAAAAGTAGTGCCTGTGTTTAGTGTGAACCCCGAAAATGGCTGGGGCTACAGCGAAGAAACCAAGCCCATGCTTGAAACCTCGCAAGGGTTTTCTCCCTGGGACGATACCCACCACCCTCAACTATCGGTAACCAATGGAGAACAGGATGGCCGCTGGCTTTTTATCAATGCCAACAACCACCCCCGTATTGCCCGTATCGACCTGAAAAGTTTTAAAACGGTTGAAATTCTTGAGTTGCCCAATGTAGGCGGTAATCACGCCTCGCCCTTTGTAACCCCCAATACCGAGTATGTTGTGGGCGCTACCCGTTTCAGCGTTCCGTTGGATGGCGAAGATGTACCTATAAGCAGCTTCAAAGAAAATTTTAGGGGAACAGTAAATTTTATAAAAATAGACAAAGAAAGCGGTCACATGAACCTTGCTTTCCAGATAATGACCCCCGGTGTAAACTTTGACCTTGCTCGTGCCGGCAAAGGCCCCAGCGAGGGCTGGATGTTCTTTTCGTGCTACAATACTGAACAAGCCTACGAACTGCTTGAGGTAAACGCTACCCAAAAAGACAAAGACTTTATAATGGCGGTGAACTGGAAAAAAGCCGAGGAATACATAAAAGCAGGCAAAGGGGTTAAAAAGCCGGCAGCCTACCTGCACAATAAATACGACGAAAAATCGCACATGGCAACTTCTGAGCTGGTGAAAGAGGTATTGCAACTGGATGCTAAAGAGTTGGAAGGTATTTGCTACTTTATTCCCTGCCCTAAATCTCCCCACGGTGCTGATGTTGACCCAACAGGTAAATACATTGCCGCAAGCGGTAAACTGGCAGCCGTTATCCCTGTATTTTCTTTCGAAAAAATACAGAAAGCAATTGCTGATAAAGCTTTTGAAGGTGATTTTGGCGGAATACCCGTAATAAAATACGATGCAGCACTGGCAGGCGAAGTGAAAAAACCCGGCCTTGGCCCCCTGCATACAGAGTTTGACGGAAAAGGGTTTGGCTACACCTCAATGTTTGTATCATCAGAAATTGTGAAGTGGAACGTGGAAACCCGCGAAGTAGTTGACCGTATCCCCACTTATTACTCAATAGGCCACTTGTGCATACCCGGCGGCGATACCAAAAAACCCTGGGGCCAATATGTTATAGCCCTTAACAAAATTACTAAAGACCGCTACCTGCCCACCGGCCCCGAGCTTACACAATCGGCTCAGTTGATAGATATTTCAGGCGATAAAATGAAACTGCTGCTCGATTTCCCAACCATTGGCGAGCCTCACTATGCACAAGCTATAAAAGCCGATCTGATAAAAGAAAAGCAAGTGCAGTGGTTTAAACTGGAAGAAAACACCAACCCCTTTGCAGCCAAAGGTGAGGGCCAGGCCCGCGTGGAGCGCAAAGGAAACGAAGTGCACGTATATATGACAGCCATACGCTCGCACCTTACCCCTGATAATATAGAGGGTGTGAAGGTGGGCGATGTAGTGTATTTTCACGTAACCAACCTTGAGCAGGATTTTGATGTGCCACACGGGTTTGCTATAAAAGCCAACAACAATGCCGAAATATTGGTGATGCCGGGTGAAACCCAAACCCTGAAATGGGTACCAAAAGCAGTGGGAGTTTATCCCTTTTACTGTACAGATTTTTGCAGTGCACTGCACCAGGAAATGTCAGGCTACATAAGGGTATCGCCTGCCGGTTCATCGGTTGCGCTTAGCTTTAACTCTACCAAAAAGAAAGAGTGA
- the nadA gene encoding quinolinate synthase NadA gives MHTIVDYYSRIRQLKKEKNAVILAHYYMSPELQVLENDGGVADYIGDSLGLSIEASKSTADNIIFCGVLFMAETAKILNPHRHVYIPDKEAGCSLAASITAADVRALKQQYPGVPVMAYINTYAETKAECDICCTSRNAVDIIKSLEGDTVIFLPDKYMGENLNRRIAAETGKKLILWDGVCEVHEQFRPDSIGALEKLYPNAEMLLHWEVPQETVVSSLDDRGGVLGSTTDILRYVRQSKSRQFILASECDLGATLKSMYADREFITPCIKCPYMKKITLQNTLNALESIGTANETQYEVILAVEIMEKARLPIKRMFQFS, from the coding sequence ATGCACACCATAGTTGATTATTATAGCCGCATAAGGCAACTGAAAAAAGAAAAGAATGCTGTGATATTGGCACATTATTACATGTCGCCTGAATTGCAGGTGTTGGAGAACGATGGTGGTGTGGCTGATTATATTGGCGACTCACTGGGATTGAGCATTGAGGCCTCAAAATCTACTGCTGACAATATTATTTTTTGCGGGGTGCTTTTTATGGCCGAAACGGCTAAAATCCTGAATCCCCACCGCCACGTGTATATACCTGATAAAGAGGCCGGGTGTTCACTAGCAGCCAGCATTACCGCCGCAGATGTGAGGGCGCTGAAGCAGCAATATCCCGGGGTACCCGTTATGGCCTATATAAACACTTATGCCGAAACCAAGGCCGAGTGTGATATATGTTGCACATCGCGCAATGCGGTGGATATTATAAAATCGCTGGAGGGCGATACGGTGATTTTTTTGCCGGATAAATACATGGGCGAAAACCTGAACCGCAGGATAGCCGCCGAAACGGGGAAAAAACTGATACTTTGGGACGGGGTGTGCGAAGTGCACGAACAATTCAGGCCTGATTCAATAGGGGCATTAGAAAAACTATACCCCAATGCCGAAATGCTGCTACACTGGGAAGTGCCGCAGGAAACCGTTGTAAGCTCTCTTGATGACAGGGGCGGCGTGCTGGGCAGCACTACAGATATTTTGCGCTATGTGCGGCAAAGCAAAAGCAGGCAGTTTATACTGGCATCGGAGTGCGATTTAGGGGCAACCCTTAAAAGCATGTATGCCGATAGGGAGTTTATAACCCCTTGCATAAAATGCCCGTATATGAAAAAAATCACCCTCCAAAACACATTAAACGCACTGGAGTCCATAGGCACAGCTAATGAAACACAGTATGAGGTAATCCTTGCTGTAGAGATAATGGAAAAAGCCCGCCTGCCCATTAAGCGGATGTTTCAATTTTCGTAA
- the nosD gene encoding nitrous oxide reductase family maturation protein NosD, translated as MSMIYNPKKSILTVIFVFIFGMACAKTVYVCPAGCTYNAISAAIDAAMPHDTVVIKKGVYYVRNVKITKPIFITGENGAEIDGGSKHHIFVVETGNTTIQGLKFCNTGSSGMEDMAGIRVEKSASITISHNIFDNCYFGIFLAYGDKAIIKNNTFFGGSKGLTETGNGIHCWKADSVLIRDNYTSGHRDGIYFEFVTNSEIINNRSYKNSRYGLHFMFSDGNSYRGNTFANNGAGVAVMYSKKINMQYNRFADNWGGSAYGLLLKDINDCSIYNNSFTNNTAGAYIEGSNRVSFKNNVFSKNGWAVRLLANCVADTFEGNIFTGNTFDFSSNGTLSNNILAANYWDKYEGYDLDRNGVGDVPYRPISAYSVVIENVPLAMVFMRSLMVDMMDKTERVLPSLIPENIIDKQPLMKQPL; from the coding sequence ATGAGTATGATATACAACCCTAAAAAAAGCATACTAACTGTTATTTTTGTTTTTATTTTCGGCATGGCGTGCGCAAAAACAGTATATGTGTGCCCCGCAGGGTGCACATATAATGCTATTAGTGCAGCTATTGATGCCGCAATGCCGCACGACACCGTAGTAATAAAAAAAGGCGTATATTATGTACGCAATGTAAAAATAACCAAACCCATTTTTATAACCGGTGAAAATGGCGCCGAAATTGATGGCGGCAGCAAGCACCACATTTTTGTGGTTGAAACCGGCAACACAACCATACAGGGCCTTAAGTTTTGTAATACAGGCAGCTCAGGCATGGAAGATATGGCCGGGATACGTGTTGAAAAATCGGCCAGTATTACCATATCGCACAATATATTTGATAATTGCTATTTCGGTATTTTTTTGGCATACGGTGATAAAGCAATCATAAAAAATAATACATTTTTTGGGGGTAGCAAGGGGCTTACTGAAACCGGCAACGGGATACATTGCTGGAAAGCCGATAGTGTTTTAATCAGGGATAATTATACCAGCGGACACCGCGACGGTATTTATTTTGAATTTGTTACCAACTCAGAAATAATAAACAACCGCAGCTATAAAAACTCGCGATACGGGTTGCACTTTATGTTTTCTGACGGAAACAGCTACCGTGGTAATACGTTTGCCAACAACGGTGCAGGCGTGGCAGTTATGTACTCAAAAAAAATAAACATGCAGTATAACCGTTTTGCCGATAACTGGGGTGGCTCTGCATACGGCCTGTTGCTTAAAGATATAAACGATTGCAGTATTTATAACAATAGTTTTACCAACAATACTGCCGGGGCATATATTGAAGGCAGCAACCGCGTGAGTTTTAAAAACAACGTGTTTTCTAAAAACGGGTGGGCGGTGCGCCTGCTTGCCAATTGTGTTGCCGATACTTTTGAGGGCAATATTTTTACAGGCAATACTTTTGATTTTTCTTCAAACGGTACACTTAGCAACAATATTTTGGCAGCCAATTACTGGGATAAGTATGAGGGTTACGATCTTGACCGTAACGGTGTGGGCGATGTACCCTACCGCCCTATAAGTGCATACTCTGTTGTGATTGAGAATGTCCCATTAGCAATGGTGTTTATGCGAAGTCTGATGGTGGATATGATGGACAAAACCGAGCGGGTATTGCCATCATTAATACCTGAAAATATTATTGATAAACAACCTTTAATGAAACAACCCTTATGA
- a CDS encoding Crp/Fnr family transcriptional regulator, which yields MSQISCINCQSLAVSVFATLTCRELEELNAYKVSKIVKKSRIIFNEGEKAGGLYCVHEGRAKVYRTDIDGQEQIVRLAKEGDILGYRSLLGNEYYQATAQTLQECTICFIPKGHLYAMLERNVMLPLKIMEKLSHDIGFAEKRGFDFITKTSHERLAEGLILLMKSFGTTKDGYINIVLTREDLGKLMGMATETVIRALKDWESQKIISLYKKMIRIENHEELLKIANIEN from the coding sequence ATGTCACAAATAAGTTGTATCAACTGCCAGTCGCTGGCAGTTTCAGTTTTTGCCACTCTTACCTGTCGCGAGTTGGAAGAGTTAAATGCATATAAAGTAAGCAAGATAGTTAAAAAGAGCCGGATAATATTTAATGAAGGTGAAAAAGCCGGCGGGTTATATTGTGTACACGAAGGCCGGGCAAAAGTGTACCGGACTGATATTGACGGACAGGAGCAGATTGTGCGCCTGGCCAAAGAAGGGGATATACTGGGCTACCGGTCGCTGCTGGGTAATGAATATTATCAGGCTACTGCACAAACCTTGCAGGAGTGTACTATTTGTTTTATACCCAAAGGCCACCTGTATGCCATGCTGGAGCGCAACGTAATGCTTCCGTTGAAAATAATGGAAAAACTATCGCACGATATTGGTTTTGCCGAAAAACGGGGCTTTGATTTTATTACCAAAACCAGTCACGAGCGGCTAGCCGAAGGGTTGATATTGTTGATGAAATCGTTTGGGACAACAAAGGACGGTTATATAAATATAGTGCTTACCCGCGAAGATTTGGGCAAACTGATGGGAATGGCCACCGAAACGGTGATACGCGCGCTTAAAGACTGGGAAAGCCAGAAAATTATTTCGTTGTATAAAAAAATGATACGGATAGAAAACCACGAGGAGTTGCTGAAAATTGCCAATATTGAAAATTGA